Sequence from the Eleutherodactylus coqui strain aEleCoq1 chromosome 13, aEleCoq1.hap1, whole genome shotgun sequence genome:
CTTTCTAACAGGTCTTTGAAAGTTCCCACTGATCTGGAAGACACCTTAAGTCAGCCTTTAAACTGAAGGTTGGTTAATGCCCATAAAAGAGAAACAATGAGCAACACCTTACATGTCCTGGAAAAGTCATCGTCAAATGAGAACGCCCCGAATACTAGTGTATCCACTAAACAGCTAGAATGTAACCCAACGCAACGGGTGCTAGTGGAGTCGTGTGAAGAAGAAAACCCATTCCATGTTGACGTCCATAAAAACTCTGATAAACAGAAGAGACGTGAGGATGTTATTACCGAGCCAGGCAGACAAACCCCTTCAGATGCGGCCGTTAATCCACTAACACATCCTACCCTACATCATATTAAGGAAGAAGCGGTCTCCTATGATGGCGGAAGCCTTGCAGGAACTGCAGTTTACAAGTCCCCAGATTGTATGCAATATCCATCTACTCCTACTAAGAAGGAACCCATCTTACAGGATGGAGAAAACCTTATAGACCCCAACATTCCCACACGGTCATCTGTTACAAAACCTCCATCTTCTAATATTAAGGAAGAACAAGTTGTGTGTGAAGAAGGAAGCCTCACCGACCCAAACATCCAGAGCGCTCCAGGGAATGCGCAAGACTCTTGTATAAAGGAGGAATCCACCTCATATGATGGAGGAAACCTCACAAACCACAACTCTACAACCATGGACCTTACACAACTGCGCCCAAGTACTTCTCTTAAGGAGGAACCATCCTCATGTAGAGGAGATGGAGACCCCAAAATATATCCATCTACTGGAATGAAGGAGGAACTAGTGCCATATGATGAGGGGAATCTGAAAGACCTAGGTAGTAGTAGATCCACCGCTCACATACAACAGTGTCCACCGGGTCACATTAAGGAGGAAGCCGTGTCTCTGGAAGATGAAACCCTGCTGGATGCGCTCATTCATAAACATGTAGCCGATATTAAAGACCAGTTAAACTTCAGTCATGAAGAGAAGCTAGCGGGCAACAGTATTCATTCTTTTACCATTTCTGGGGAGTATATCGAAGGAATTGATCAAACCAAAGACAAAAAGAAGGCAGTAGAAGTGACATCTGCTTCTCCATCCCTCGAAACCTCAAAGACCACCTATACCTGCCCTGTATGTAAGAGAGGGTTTAATAACCATGGCAACCTTGTGCGACACCGGGAGACGCACAAAGGAAAGAAAATGACTTGTATAGAGTGCGGGGCCGACTTCTGTAACAAGACCGATCTCTCTGCACACGTCCGAACACACAAAACCAGCAGAAGTCTCTACTGCTCCGAATGTGACAAGATATTTGCTAGCAACTCTCATCTTATCATCCACGAAAgaattcacacgggagagaagccaTTCGCTTGTTCAGAATGCGGGAAACGGTTTTCTAATAAGTCCAATCTTGCCGAACATATGCGGGTCCACACCGGATCCAAGCAGTTCTGCTGCACAGTTTGCGGAAAATCGTACGCACGGAAAGACAACCTTGTCAGCCACCAGCGGATTCATGAAGGAGACGTGACCTTCACTTGTTCGCAATGTGGCCGCAGCTTCGTGGATGAGCACAAGTTTATCCGTCATCAGAAGTTCCACACATTGGGCAGACCGTTCTCCTGCAGCCTCTGTGGGAAGTGCTTCACCCATAAAGCTCTGCTCCTCAGGCACGAGCGGACGCACGTGGGTATGAAGCCGTTGGCGTGTTCAGACTGTGGGAAGTGTTTCttgaaacaagctgaactggTTAAGCATCAGAGATCCCAcacgggagagaagccatttgCCTGtgttgaatgtgggaaatgttttagtacGGGGTCAGGACTCGTAAaccataaaaaaatacacaccagTGAAAAACCTTttgcatgttctgaatgtggtaaCAGATTCAAACAGAAGAACAACCTTGTTAGACACCAGAGAATCCACACGGTGCAGAAACCGTATACCTGTGCCGACTGCGGGAAAGGCTTCACTACCAAGTCGAACTTTAacatacatcagagaattcacacggtgAGAAGACAGCTTTCCTGCCCCGAATGCGGCAAACACTTCCCATATAAAGGCAAACTAAAGCAACACTTGGAGAGCCACGAGAAAAGCGGTGATCCACTGCTGAACTAAGATGGGACTCTGAGACTTCCAACCTCCCATGCTGTTGTATCCATGTAAAGCCGATCCTAACTAAAAGCTCCCAGTGATGTAGCAGTATTCAGTGATGCCATTGCAGTTCCGCCTCACAAAGCTCAGCAGACACAAGATTTTACCCTCAAGTGTTGCATGGAATGTTTACCTCAGGTCTATGGCTTTACTCTATACTTTTACCAATCCGTCATTTTGTATCAATATTATTGCTCTTTTAACTGTTATTAGAACATTTCCTAGATGAAGGCATCTCTCACACCGGCGGCGGGGTCAGTTCacgtaaggctgctctcacaccggcgGCGGGGTCAGTTCacgtaaggctgctctcacaccggcgGCGGGGTCAGTTCACGTAAGGCTGCTCTCAACCAGCGGCGGGGTCAGTTCacgtaaggctgctctcacaccggcgGCGGGGTCAGTTCacgtaaggctgctctcacaccggcgttggggtcagttcacgtaaggctgctctcacaccggcgttggggtcagttcacgtaaggctgctctcacaccggcgttggggtcagttcacgtaaggctgctctcacaccggcgGCGGGGTCAGTTCacgtaaggctgctctcacaccggcaGCGGGGTCAGTTCacgtaaggctgctctcacaccggcgGCGGGGTCAGTTCacgtaaggctgctctcacaccggcgGCGGGGTCAGTTCacgtaaggctgctctcacaccggcgGCGGGGTCAGTTCacgtaaggctgctctcacaccggcgGCGGGGTCAGTTCacgtaaggctgctctcacaccggcgttggggtcagttcacgtaaggctgctctca
This genomic interval carries:
- the LOC136587572 gene encoding zinc finger protein 852-like isoform X1, producing MSNTLHVLEKSSSNENAPNTSVSTKQLECNPTQRVLVESCEEENPFHVDVHKNSDKQKRREDVITEPGRQTPSDAAVNPLTHPTLHHIKEEAVSYDGGSLAGTAVYKSPDCMQYPSTPTKKEPILQDGENLIDPNIPTRSSVTKPPSSNIKEEQVVCEEGSLTDPNIQSAPGNAQDSCIKEESTSYDGGNLTNHNSTTMDLTQLRPSTSLKEEPSSCRGDGDPKIYPSTGMKEELVPYDEGNLKDLGSSRSTAHIQQCPPGHIKEEAVSLEDETLLDALIHKHVADIKDQLNFSHEEKLAGNSIHSFTISGEYIEGIDQTKDKKKAVEVTSASPSLETSKTTYTCPVCKRGFNNHGNLVRHRETHKGKKMTCIECGADFCNKTDLSAHVRTHKTSRSLYCSECDKIFASNSHLIIHERIHTGEKPFACSECGKRFSNKSNLAEHMRVHTGSKQFCCTVCGKSYARKDNLVSHQRIHEGDVTFTCSQCGRSFVDEHKFIRHQKFHTLGRPFSCSLCGKCFTHKALLLRHERTHVGMKPLACSDCGKCFLKQAELVKHQRSHTGEKPFACVECGKCFSTGSGLVNHKKIHTSEKPFACSECGNRFKQKNNLVRHQRIHTVQKPYTCADCGKGFTTKSNFNIHQRIHTVRRQLSCPECGKHFPYKGKLKQHLESHEKSGDPLLN